The segment ACCACGTCGGGCACGGCGGCGGGATCGAGATAGTCGTGGATATGAGCGGCATCGTGCGCGGTGACGCCGACCTGCGGGAACAGCAGGTCGAGCAGTGCGGCGCGGGTTTCGGCCAGCTCGTTGAGCATGAGACGGCTGCCTGCAATCTCGGCCTGGATCGCCAGCAGGCCTGTGCCCGCCGAGGGTTCGAGCACGCGCTCGCCCGGCTGGAAACCGGCCGCGACGCCGGCGACATAGGCGAGGCCGGCCGGCGTCGAGAATTGCTGGAGCGCCTGGGAGGTTTCCGAGCGGCGGGTATGGGTGGGCATCAACCCCGCGATCTTCTCGATCAACGCGAGACGTGCTTGCGGATCAGCGTATTTGCGGAAGAGCGTATTGGCGTATTTCCGCAGGAACAGGGTCTGAGCTGCCTCGCAGGCGTCATAGGCCGCCTTCCAGTCCCACAGCCCTTCGGCGTCGGACCCGCCGAAAGCGGTTTCCATCGCGCCGCGCAGCGCGGGCGCGTCGACGGGACGGCCGCTTTCGAGGTGAGGCAGGATGAGCTGCGCGGCGGCAAGCAGCTTCTCGGCGGCATCGGCGAAATGACGCGCAGCGCCAAGCGGCACGGCGGCGAGTGCCGTGGAACGTGTGAAGGTCATGGGGAATCTCCGGAAGAGGTGCGGGATCGCAAACCGGCGGACCCTCTCTCTCAACCCGCCAGGCTCACCCCGTTCCGGCTTTCCACTTCCTCTCCGAGATTACGGGTTCCGAACAATGCAAACTGCGCATCCTGCGCCAGCCCGACCGGATCGATACGAGACTCTGACATGCGAACAAAAAAATGGGCGACCCCATGACGGGGCCGCCCGGATTGATCAGACTTCCAGATGCCGGGCCTCGTCGATTACGAAGCCGAAGCGCGCGGCGACATATTCATCGGATGGAACGAGGAAACGCCGCTCATCACCGTGATCGCGGCGACCGCCGAGCCGCGCGATGCAATCCGTCATTTCGGGATGCTCGTTTGATCGGATTGCGGACACGACCACCCAGTCGTGCCGGTGGTTATCGCCAAAAAGCCGCCGGTCATTCTCGACAGATTCACCGGGCGCCAGGAAACGACCGTGGATCGCCTCCCAGCAGTTCGGGTAATAGTCGCGCAGTGTCTTCTCTGCATGACGCCGTTCATAGGCCGTGAAGAGATCGGGGAAGCCCGTCGCGACCTTCGCCCATTCTGCATCTTCTTCATACCAGCTACCGGCAACCCTTATGGCCGCTGGCATCCTCGCGTTATGCGCGCGATCGAGCTTGATGCCTCCATGGCTGGCGGTGGAATGGAAGACCACGCCATCGGCGTAGATCTCGCTGGACTGGGATTTTCCCCAGGGCGTCGCAACCTTTCCGTTACCGCGTTTGCGATCGAGCCTCAGTAATTCCTCCCTGTGCCGGACCAGTTCGGCGATTAGGTTATTGAACCCCAGCGCATCCGCGACGACGGCGATTGCGCCATGGAAATCATCGCGCCGCCATTCGCTCATCGGCTTGCGGAGCCGCCAGCGGTTCGCGACCCGCAGGCCGCTCCGACCTGGAATGGCGGCGTAGGCAGTGTCGTCGACAAGCGCGGCGAGATCGCCATCGACGGTGCGGCCATAGGTGGCCGGAACCAAAGGCGCCGCGTTCATGCCGCCCTCCTGAGGGTCGAGACGACGGGTTCATCCTCGACAAGCTGGAGGACGAGATTGGAATAGCGGTTCCGGGAAACCCAGCTTTCGGCGTCCGCCATATTGGCGGCAAGATGTTGTAGTTCGTGCTTACCGTTCCAGCGGGTGAGAACCCGCACCATGCCCGGCTGCGGCAATTCGAGAACGTCGAATCGAAGGTCGGTCGTGACCATATAGTGTCGACGCACGACAAGGACCGGCGTGATGCCGGACATGAAGGTACCCTCGTGGAGCACGAAGCTTGCCGGGTAGGTGCTGCCGCCCATAACCGCCGACCGCTCTCTCTCAAGCCGGCCGGCTCACCCGCTTCCCCGCCGCCCTCTCACTCTGGCCGCCGGTCCGGAGACGCAGCCGACGACAGACCGATCACTCCCTCAGCGACCCTGCGGCAATATCCGCCAGCCACTCCAGGGCCTCTTCCACGTCTGCGTTATCCTCTTCGACAAGCCGCGCGAGAGCGACAGCGCCGTTGCGGCCCAATTGGCCAAGGCGCTGAAGTACGGTGAGCAACACAGGCGCAAGCGCCTCCGGGCCGGCGTTTTCGATGTCGGAAATCTTCATGGGTCAGTCTCCATTGCCTGGGAGGAAAAGACCCGAGCGCAGGGCGCCCGGGCGTTGATCACCGGCAGAATCCCGCCGGCCTGCGCGGTTCAGCGGGCAGCGAGTTCGCGCTCGGCTGCGAGAGAAATCGCTCGCGTCGCGGCCTTGAAGGCGGCTTCTCCCTCTTCATGGGAGAGATCGCTCGCCGCCTTCACATCGAGGGACGCCTGACGAATATCCGCGTTGCTCACATCGGCGATCTGGAGACCATCCGGCGCTTCCGTCTCGAAGACCACGTCCACTGTCGCGCGGACATGCTCCTCGCAGAGGCGAAGCAGGACATGCGAGCCGAGCCCCGGCTCGACGCCGAGCGGCCCATATTCCGCGATGCCGAGCATTTCATCGAGCATGGACTCAGTGCTGCGCACCATGATCTCGTCGGCCGTGATCAGCACGGCCATGCCGCCGAAACCGTCTGGCCGCATTTTCGTGCAGGTCCAGGCGGACATGGCGGAGACATAAGGAAGTGCGGACGAGCGCCGGACGATGCTCTGGAAAAACACTTCCCAACTGGAATCCGACAGGTCCAGTTGCAGATAGGCGTCATCATCACCGAGTTCGGCGAGGCCCGCCCGGACCGTGTCTGCTGCCGCGCTTTCAATATCGCCGGACAAGGCGAGTGCTGCGCGGACCTCGTCGACAGGATAGGCGGGCATGTCATTGGCGCCCTGTTCGGCATAGAAATAGAGGCCGTCTCCATCAACTTCACTGCTGAAGATGCGCGAGAGGATCAGCCGTTCAAGCGCGGTCATCGCGCTCAGCGGAATGGTGGGCTGGACCACCGTGGAACAGTAATAATCAGCCATATCGGGTCTCCAAAAACGCGAAAGCCCGGCGCGTGGCCGGGCTCTCGATGAAGGTGATGGGGTATAAATCAGGACGCTGGGGGGCTTTCGATCGCGAAAGGGTCCACCAGCTTGTGGATCGGCTGCGCGCGGCCCATCCAGGGCTGCGGCCGGATGCAGCGCACCCAGTCCGCGAAGCTCGGTATGAAGCCGAGATCCTCCAGGACATGTTGTTCACCGATCAAGCGGGCCGGAACGACCCGGCCGCTTGTGACCGTGATGGTCGCGCCGAAAAACCGCTCGAGCATGAAAATGCCCTCGGCGTGATGGCGCAGCGCGCGGTGGCGGAAGTCAGCGGTGATCGCCTTGGACTCGTCGAACCACTGATGCAGTGGCAGATAATCCTCGGCCGAGCCGCCCCATTTCCGCACGGACGAGAGCGCGTGATGATAGCAATGGCCCATCATCGCCTCCCTATAATTCGTAATAATGGTTTTCAGACCGTTCGATCCGATAATTGAAATCGATCACGACAGTCCCGGCGGCGACGTCAAAGGTGAACTCGCCATAGCCGCCTTCATTGTTCTCCCAGCCGCCATGCTTGCTTTCGAGGAGGTCGTAACACATCGCCTCGATCGCATCCGAGAGTGGGACCGTTACATGCCGGACCTCCTCGTCGTGACATTCACAGCGAGCGAGCACGACAGATGTATCGGGCAGGTCAGCACTGCTCTCACCGGAGCGCGCGTCAATCTCTTCGATCTGACCGCTGTCACCGCCGCCATCGAACCGCACAGTGACAAGGGTGATGCCAGATCCTGCCAGAACAGACAGGACGGCAGCCTTATTGGCGGGAAAGATCTCGCTCGCTCGTTTCTCATATTCCGCCTGGCGTGCCAGGAAGGCGGTCATGTCGAACGTGGGAACAAAAGGCGTATTGCTCATTGTCGATCTCCGAAAATGAATAAGCCCGGCGCGTGGCCGAGCTGAGAATGGGATTGTAAGAAAGACGGTGCGGGACGAGGCAGCGACTGCCAGCTCGCCCCGCACCAGCATTCAGGCGGCGATATCGTATTCTTCGTCGCCCTCCTGGTCGTTGGCGGCTTCCTGCTCGGCGAAGGTGTCATCCCCGTCGAGGAAGGCCGGCAGCGCGTCCGCCTCACCCGTCAGCGGCAGCGGCTCATCGATGACCGGGGTCCGCAGCGGCTCGGGGAGCCAGTCCGCATCGGCCAGCAGGCGTTCGGCCTCGCGCGCCATGTCGCCCTTCTTCAGATGGTCGATCAGGCCCGCGGTTTGCGGTCCCTTCGCCTCGGCGACCGCCTCGAGGATGCGCGGTTTCGCGACCCGGTTGAGGTAGTTGTCGAAGGTCGGACGCCAGCCCGCGCCGATCATGTCGAGACCCACCGCACGCGCCAGCACATTGGCATGGTCGATACGGCGGGCGACGCAGCGTACGGAGACACGGCCACCGCCATGCTTGGGGACCGGCTCCCACTGTGCGTTCACCGAATAGGCGGCGCAATGGGCGAACAGACTGGCCTGTTCGCTGCCGTCGAGCTGCTGGAGCGCATCCCAGACATCCTTGTCGGCCTGGGGAAGCCGCTCCTTCCAGCGGGCGTGACGCTCCTGGATGGATGCCGCCGACGGACTGCTGCGCAGGTCAGCGCCCTGGAACGGCATGGAGACGCGGTGGACGCCCAGTTCCATGCAGCTTTCGGTACGGCCGATGTAGAAGACCGAGAGCACCATGGCGTGCAGCACGGCGGCGAAGGCCACCGAAGGCGACTGCGCGAAGGCATCCTGAAGCGCCAACGTGCGGGCCGCGGTCAGTTCGGCGACGAGCCGGTCCGGGAGCGGCTTGATGACCTCGCCGTCGTCATCGTCATCATTCGTCGTCGGCGCGGCCGGGGCCGTGCGGGCTTCGGGATCGGCAACTTGCCCGCCGATCTCATCGGGGGAGTGGTCAGATCGGGCATCGGACGCCTCTTCGGCGCCGTCGTCGGCATCTTCCGCCTCCGGCTCATCCTCGGCGCGGACATAACCGCGATCGATATAGAGTGTGCCGTCGTCCTCGAGACCGATGAACACACCGGCATTGTCGATCTCGGCAGCATCGAACACCCGGTTGCCCTGGGCGAGAACACCCAGCTCGGCGTCGATGGCGGAGACCCGCAGCTCCACGTCGGCCGGAATGTCGGGCTTGCCGTCCCATTTGGCCTCAAGAGCATCAGCCTCGGCCCGCAGGGCGACGATTTGCGCCTCCTGCGCCTCGGACAGCGGCTGCACCTGGCTGGCGATGGCACGGCAGTCCTCGTCATAGCCGTAGGGAAGATCGACCAGCGCCTCGACCCACTTCCAGCCTTCACCCATGACCGTGTCGGCTTCCACGCGCAGCTTCTCGTCGACCAGACGGTCGAGCAGGGCCGGGTCGGAGAGCCAGCCGCCATCGTCGGGTTCGAACAGGTCGCGGATGGGACCAGCGCCGCCGGCGGCGATATAGGCGTCCAGCCCGATGAAGCGGACACGCTTGTCCGTCACCTCGACCTTGTCCTCCAGCAGCTTGGACTTGATGAACCAGGACGACTTGTTGTTGCTTTGCGCGAGTTGCGCCCACAGATCCTCCTGACGCTGGTGACCGTCGCTCACCGTAAACGCCATGAGCTGGTCGAGGGTCATGTCGCCTTCGGCATAGCATTCGTGCAAGGCAGGCGAGACTGACGCGAGCTTGAGGCGCTGGCGAACGACGGCAGGCGTCACGCGGAAGTGGGCGGCGATCGCCTCCTCCTGCTCGCCCTTGTCGAACAGGGTCTTCATCGCCCGGAATTCATCGAGCGGGTGGAGTGGCTCGCGCTCGCTGTTCTCGGCGAGCGAATCTTCTTCGGCCGGGACCGGATCGTTCGCCGCCTTGACCACGCAGGGAACCGGCGCATCCTTGGCGAGCCGCTTGCGCTTCACCAGGATCGCCAGCGCACTGTAGCGGCGGCCACCGGCGGGGATCTCGAACATGCCGGTGTCTTCGCCAGCCTCGTCGAGCACGGGCCGGACGTTGAGGCCGGTGAGCAGGCCGCGGCGTTCGATATCATTGGCCAGATGCTCGATGGTCACGCCATGCTTCACGCGGCGGACGTTCGATTGCGAAAGGACCAGTCTGTCGAACGGAATGTTCTGGGACTGGTTGAGGGTGATCTTCGATGGGGCTTTCGCCATGACACGTCTCCATGACGGGCGGCCGGAAGTCTCTCTCCCAGCCTCCAACCCGTCACGAAAACCAGGGCCTCCCTCTCACTCTTTCCAGCCGGCAGGCAAGACGCAGCGGATTTGCGGAAATCCGTATTGTCGGATCTACGAAAGGACACTGCGTAGCTCGTGCTCAAACCGCTGCGGTTCGGTGGGAAGGAGTATTCGGCCACCATCACCGATATTCATCGGGCAAATCCTCCTGGTTGCCCTGCCAGATAATCCGGTCACCCTCATAAACGGTGACCATGCCATCATGGGCCGGGACCGACATCGCGGCGTCGGCCTGGAAGTTGAGGCAGGTGAAGCCGGGCGCGGTGGCGGAAAAGCTCACAGGCCGCCCCTCGGCGATCAGTACCCGATCACACTGGCCGATTGGCTGTTTCACAGGGCGTTTCGTTATACCTGCGCGAAACGCGTCGAATGCCGCAAGAAGCGTTGCAGCAGGCGCATGCCAGTGACGACAATGGCGGCAGCACCGGAGGCGATGCTGTAGTTCTCGTCCCGCCGGACGGTCCTTATGGCCGCTCATGACACGGCACCGTCGACCGCGGAGGATCGAGATCCTGCTCTTCGTTGTCGTTGGGCCGTGGCAAGGACTGGCCGGAATGCGAGAATATGACCCGCCGCGCGAGATGCGGCGCTTGCTGCCTTAAGGACCGCTTTGTTGTCTTCGCGCATAAGCGCAAGCCAGGCGCCGATATAGTCGCTGTGACGAACGGTGGGCACGATCCCGAGTTCGGCGCAAAGGAAGGCGCCCGAAAGCTCAGCGACCAGTTCTTCGCGGGCATAGGCGTCGGTTCCGAATGTCTCCGCCTGGTTTCGATCGAGGCGTGAACGGTGGCCGGTCCAGTGCGACAGCTCATGAAATGCTGTTCGATGCCAGTCGATGGGTTCAAAGAAATCCGCAGGGCACGGCACCTGCACGAAATCATGAAGCGGATCATAGAAGGCTTGCGTCCCGCCGATCCGGAAATCAGCGCCAGTTTCCTGGATCAGCGCCTCGGCTGCGGGAATGATGAGGGAGGTGTCCGGCGCGCGCTGCGAGCTTGTGAACTCAGAGGGCAGGCCATCGCACTGATCGACCGAGAAGACCGTGAAGTGCCGGAGGAACGGGACTGAGGCGACCGGCTCACGGCCTTCGTGTTGGGCGCACAGGCGTTCGTCACGGGTGGCGACGCGGTGTGTGTAGATGATATCGGTGCCCTGTTCGCCCCGGCGAACCGTGCCGCCCAGCGAGCGGGCCTGCCGAAACGTCAGGAAGCCCTGTCCGGAAAGCCCTCTTGAAGCCATCGCGTGCCAAAGGGTCAGGACATTGATGCCGCTGTATTTCCGGCCACTGACGATGTTAAAGGGTATGCCCACCGGAGCAGCGGCACTGGCCCAGGGCTGGACCCAAGGCACGCTTCCCGCCTCCAGTTCGGCGATGATACGATCGGTAATCGTCTGATGTAGATTAGTCCGGGC is part of the Sphingomonas sp. C3-2 genome and harbors:
- a CDS encoding DUF6915 family protein codes for the protein MGHCYHHALSSVRKWGGSAEDYLPLHQWFDESKAITADFRHRALRHHAEGIFMLERFFGATITVTSGRVVPARLIGEQHVLEDLGFIPSFADWVRCIRPQPWMGRAQPIHKLVDPFAIESPPAS
- a CDS encoding ParB N-terminal domain-containing protein; protein product: MAKAPSKITLNQSQNIPFDRLVLSQSNVRRVKHGVTIEHLANDIERRGLLTGLNVRPVLDEAGEDTGMFEIPAGGRRYSALAILVKRKRLAKDAPVPCVVKAANDPVPAEEDSLAENSEREPLHPLDEFRAMKTLFDKGEQEEAIAAHFRVTPAVVRQRLKLASVSPALHECYAEGDMTLDQLMAFTVSDGHQRQEDLWAQLAQSNNKSSWFIKSKLLEDKVEVTDKRVRFIGLDAYIAAGGAGPIRDLFEPDDGGWLSDPALLDRLVDEKLRVEADTVMGEGWKWVEALVDLPYGYDEDCRAIASQVQPLSEAQEAQIVALRAEADALEAKWDGKPDIPADVELRVSAIDAELGVLAQGNRVFDAAEIDNAGVFIGLEDDGTLYIDRGYVRAEDEPEAEDADDGAEEASDARSDHSPDEIGGQVADPEARTAPAAPTTNDDDDDGEVIKPLPDRLVAELTAARTLALQDAFAQSPSVAFAAVLHAMVLSVFYIGRTESCMELGVHRVSMPFQGADLRSSPSAASIQERHARWKERLPQADKDVWDALQQLDGSEQASLFAHCAAYSVNAQWEPVPKHGGGRVSVRCVARRIDHANVLARAVGLDMIGAGWRPTFDNYLNRVAKPRILEAVAEAKGPQTAGLIDHLKKGDMAREAERLLADADWLPEPLRTPVIDEPLPLTGEADALPAFLDGDDTFAEQEAANDQEGDEEYDIAA
- a CDS encoding DUF6878 family protein codes for the protein MSNTPFVPTFDMTAFLARQAEYEKRASEIFPANKAAVLSVLAGSGITLVTVRFDGGGDSGQIEEIDARSGESSADLPDTSVVLARCECHDEEVRHVTVPLSDAIEAMCYDLLESKHGGWENNEGGYGEFTFDVAAGTVVIDFNYRIERSENHYYEL
- a CDS encoding ArdC family protein codes for the protein MAYRSRGHRKGAARTNLHQTITDRIIAELEAGSVPWVQPWASAAAPVGIPFNIVSGRKYSGINVLTLWHAMASRGLSGQGFLTFRQARSLGGTVRRGEQGTDIIYTHRVATRDERLCAQHEGREPVASVPFLRHFTVFSVDQCDGLPSEFTSSQRAPDTSLIIPAAEALIQETGADFRIGGTQAFYDPLHDFVQVPCPADFFEPIDWHRTAFHELSHWTGHRSRLDRNQAETFGTDAYAREELVAELSGAFLCAELGIVPTVRHSDYIGAWLALMREDNKAVLKAASAASRAAGHILAFRPVLATAQRQRRAGSRSSAVDGAVS
- a CDS encoding DUF7007 domain-containing protein, giving the protein MNAAPLVPATYGRTVDGDLAALVDDTAYAAIPGRSGLRVANRWRLRKPMSEWRRDDFHGAIAVVADALGFNNLIAELVRHREELLRLDRKRGNGKVATPWGKSQSSEIYADGVVFHSTASHGGIKLDRAHNARMPAAIRVAGSWYEEDAEWAKVATGFPDLFTAYERRHAEKTLRDYYPNCWEAIHGRFLAPGESVENDRRLFGDNHRHDWVVVSAIRSNEHPEMTDCIARLGGRRDHGDERRFLVPSDEYVAARFGFVIDEARHLEV